The genomic DNA ACAGGGACCCCCTGAAGGGTCCAGGACCACCCCAGGACCAGCACGGAAACCAGAGTCACTGCTTTGTGCATCCTTTAGCCTGTGTGTCCACTCGTCTCTGAGATGTCTAAGACAAAGGGCTACCTCCTCACTGTTTCTTACACCCCCTTTCAACTCTTCAAATGGGGACAGGGCATTGACCTGTGTTTTGTGTGCAGTGCTCACTCCCATAGccaagttaaaaacaaacaagtgaaaGAGCAAagttctgcttctctgtctctcactttgtACGTTGACTTGCCTGGGCAGCTGACCACTTAAACATTAGACTTCAGAGTTTTGGCAACATCAACAAATCAATACATGTTGTGATCCAAGAGACTAACTCTCTACTGACTAACATGATTACCCTGTGTTATATACTTTGAGTATATTTTGCTGCTaatattttttgtagttttacatAAAAGAGAAAATTCTGTGAACAGCGTTTCTACAttagtattgctacttttactgaagtagaaTATCTGAGTTTGTCCACTGATTGGTTGACAGACTCAACCCAAGACATCATGGACATAGAGGAAGTCTAACAACACCGAccgaaaaatggaaaaactgatttaaaaaaaagtctcaaaaaagacaccgcaactattttatttcataattacctTTTCCTTAATTAAAATCTCtatcttttacctttttatgtgTTAATTCTACATACCTTTTTTCTTATTATCCTATTTGATCTACTtattttcacttctttttttatttatttatctatcatcatcattatcataatctttattatcaatattatttatctatacataattattatttcccccctttttttcttaatttttttatttatctattatcccctcatgttttgtgtgttgatgTTTATTATGATGTCACTAATTACAAGTCATATGTCAGGATATGTTTAAAGCTCTCATTGAAATGGCACAACAGCTACCTTCTGGCCCCAAAAATCCCAGTTAAGTCTCTTGCATGCAGCATTCCATTGACATTTACTATGATTAACATTGTGTTGTATATGACATTTTTAACTGCTATAGTGTCCAGTATGTCAGATTTTTCTCATTAGTCCATCTCAATGCTTAGTGGTGAGACAGACTTGTGGAGGAAAAGCTGGAAGAGCTCAGCTTTAGTGATGCAGTAGACACTTCATTTCAAGATAACATCACATAAGACTTATTTTTCACTTGCCTGATTAGACGACTGCATGAAGCATTCCATTTCCCTGAGCAAAGAGTTTACTTAATGTTGAGAGTAATTAAAGGATGGTAAGGAATTTGAAATTTCCCACTATGTCAGAATGAATTAGTGTTACTTAAATACTAATAGCAGCATGTTTGTTCAGGAGTTTAATGATGTTTCGGGACTGGGACCAATTCAAGTCTTGGTATTTATCCCTAAGGATACGCAATGATGAACCATCAATTCTGAAAAACTATTGTTTGTCAATGGGAAAAGAGTTAAATCAGGTGTTCAGTTGTGCATatcttttattacattaattattAACAATCATGTTTGAaatagcaaaacaaaacaagccaaACAGTAATACAACCTGGCAGTATAAGATATAGGCCACAGTATGGGTTTCAGTACTCTGACAGATCGGAAGCCCTCAGACAAATACAAAGTGGCTACATTATAAATGCATTTTGACATACCAAGCATTGAAATGTGAAAATTCAATACTGTATTGATATAGTAACATATGGAAATTACACATTATGTGCTGAATCCACAGGAAGTCAGTACTAAAAAATTGTGTGGTTTAATCCAGTAaggaatttctttcttttttttacacttttaacacattaacacacatcatcagtgtgacGACCTGATGGCCAAGTTTGTGATCATCCTCTTCTTCAGTTGTTATACATCATCTGTCACCCTGTAATGGTAAAGAAATGTTCATTAGTatcttaaaatgaaaagaaatacaatACGTGACATGTTTGTTACATTTGATATTTATATGCACATAgttgcattctttttttttccggcTCAGGGTGAAAATGCCTGTTAAAGTGTATGTCTCTCCCCTTATTTGTCATCATCTTTTTATTGTATACTGTgcaataaaagcaacaaaaatctgaaaaaacaaacaaaccattgAATATAGAGGGACAACTTTTGTCATTAACTaccaaataaaagtaattaactgTATGATGAGTGGAATTAAACACAGATCAGTATTTATGGGACAATTTGCCACCTTTCATGTGGAAGTCAAATTTGTATTGATGGTGAATGTAATCGATTGAAGTCCAGTCAAGTctaagtttatttatagagcacatttaaaaacaacctcagttgaccaaagtacTGTGCAGTTATTAAATACAAtagaaatcacaaaaatatagtaataaataaaaacaatgaaatcaataaaatacaaaaaacaacaacaataaaacaataaaatagtaatagaaactcaatctaaaaacagagttagagtgaaaaaggaaataaaagaaaaaaagtaaaaaagccaaggaatatttgcctagctgggactgaacgccaaggagaataaataggtttttaataatgttttaaagtgctcagcAGACCTGGAGAGGTAGGCTGTTCCACAGAGAACGCTCTGTCCCCACGAGTACAGAGTCTGGACCGCGGTACGGccaggagcagctggttagacggcctaagtgctctggaagtactgtgaggttttaaaagctctgataaataagACAGCGCCAGACCATttaagcacttaaaaacaatgaataaaaccTTAAACAGGATCCTAAAACTTAAAGGTAGCCAGAGCAAAGATGCAAGGATGGGGGGAATGTGAAGAAATAAATTGCTTTATTGGCCGAGTAAATTTCTCTTTCAGTAAAAGTAACCATTAAACAATGAGATGGCCTCCTCTTGTGTAGGAACCACATTTGGCACAATGTTGCTTTCCTGAATGAAAGACATGCAAAGTACCCACAACAGGTGATTTACTCAAACAAATACAGATCTGTATGTCAGTGTGTAAATGTCACGTACCTGAGGCTAAGTAGTGATGGGTTTTGTCACCTGCTCACCTGAAACACAATCATCTGGGGAGACAGTAAGATGGAGAGGTAGATTTTTGTCTGTCacatttgtcactttgtgtcaaaataaaattcatGTTTTAACCCCCTATCAGgtgaagaaccatatttggtaacttcagcggactCTCAGTGGGGTTGTAGGACCACATAGATTTCTCCAAGCCAATCAGCAAATATCAGGCtatgtcacagacagtgacaccatgacatcgatcagtatgataataatagaataaaaataactttattgaccttgacttCAACagaaaaatcatacattttgaaaaaaatctaaaaagtaaaaaaaaggcttattatcctccaataacactccAAGGTTGAAATTTGcatgtatttcaatgagtgccctataaagggttaaacttcaGGGAGGCTTTTAAGGAGGATTGGGTTTCATCAGTAGTCCtttatgaatgtgtgttttacCTTTATTCTTTTGTATGATGATAGCATCATCACTCATCCCATGATGTTTGACCAGCGTTTTGAAGTCATCCAGCACAGCGGGCCTCACATCCATAGTCCTACCTGAAGAAGACAGAATCACCACTGATCCATATACTCAATGAAAAACTACACATTTCTACAAAAACATTCccaacaaattaacatttatggATTCAACTGTCACTCACTATAAAGCTTGACTATGGTGGTGAGATTTCCTGATGGTTTCTCTGTGCTCAGCTGAAGCATCATTGCGTACTCATCATAGTTGGAATCAACCAAGAAGGAATCAACATCTGCGCTTAACCCTGCAGACAGGAAAGTGTTCACAAGACATTGCATGACAGATTTATTATAGCATTACCAAAATCTTGTgtgttctgattttttttttccatagtcAGTCTAGGTAGGCAAGCCCTCAGTTTGGAGATGCAGGGAGGAGGACAGGcaagaagctaagcaatgtaccagtggtggaaagtattttgaggtacttttactttacttgagtatttccattttatgtaactttatgcttctacttcactacattttgaggcaacgttgtactttttactccactaaatttagctgacagctttagttacttttcaggtcaagattaatataaaaaacatgatacatttaaagtgactagacatttttttttaattaaacctcataacagtatattaagtagtttaattaaatgagccataccttgaaaaaatgcaaacactgtttacataaatgcatcaataataataatccaataatatatttggaacatagaaaaaaaatctgagtgggtccactcTGCATAATGAGCACTTTTGCATTTGGTACCCAAAGTACATTTTGAcgctaatacttttgtacttttacttcagtaagttttaaatgcaggacttttacttgtagtggagaaaaTTCATAAGGCAtcagaatacttcttccaccactacaATGCACTGCTGTGGATTGAAGTAGtagcaaaatgtgtttttagctaccgaagaaaattaaatatcaattcatgTGTGCACTACTTTTCGAATATTTTCGCCTCCGTTCTGtgctcttgtcaaagccaccagactccattgacaaaacagaaattttaacttgcagaacacaggagttgctggtctaccgctgcctcaattgttaagtttgtttgtgttattgcatGCTTTTGGTGTTTAATATTATTAGTTTTGACTCAACAAAgtttcacaaaaacacatttaaatgattGAGGCAGTTGCAAACCAGAAACACCCTTGTTCtgataaaattactgtttttgtcaaagtctAGTGGCTTTGTAAACAGTTCAGTTCCCTGTTTGTAAACTAAACGGGGCTGTCTGAAGGCAAGTCGAGGAGGTgaaaatgatctgaatataGCATAGACTTAAAGtgatatatacttttttttttttaggtggctaaaatgttCTGCTGTCGCTGCCGTTCTTGGTGGCACAAGTGCATGcaggtactcctgcctgcttctccaaactgggggcatgcTGACCACAGTCTATAGTTGGTAATAAAGACATTGACCATGGATAAGTACCtaatacaaccccacttcaataatgCTGAACTATCTCTTTAATATGGTGTAAAAAGTATGGACAGAATGTACAacagggcgccacaggaattaGTTCTTAAACCCAGAAGtaaattagcattttagcaccctgAGGTCTAACCTCtaaaactcaatgaggattttgaatgggttttttaataaagatgcctgaaataaggtctgtacttaacacaagctgaagttatgtttgcattttgttgtacaacataaaatacgCTAGTAAAcacccccacttgtgaattttggagtttttacaTGTCCTTAAAAAAGGCTGTTGCTACCAAGCTGCTAattgagactacagtggttgtcggagACATAAACGTCATCACACCAGACACAGACAGCAACTCTGTCACTAGTCCGCCCTACGGCCTCTAGTCAGGTTTTTCAGTggtcttgcaaactcttgtagattgtaaattaagttaataaataatttattaggctacggatTCACTAGCTTTTcaaaacagctggttagcttggttagctaacagtagtgagcaggcggcaatctccgtgcctgagcatggaggccaccaggaagtgcataaagcctgcaattcaccgaaaattccaatagggggtgctaagtttggctgcaaaagaaatctgcccattcatttcagtgctaaatttgaaaacttctcacttgatttattacctcagaaaaaattttcagggacaacattatggtctcaatcgctagtaaaaaatcttcttcaagataatttgatgtcaatagttctaataatggccccatttagaagaaaatagaagataaagaatcgtatgatttggggcgtttctagctttgattgacaggtcactgacaaggcgagccgtcaccaggagagaagcagagcgtatccacggcaacgtgtcaataaagttatatataacgttatatagatagaaaagaggacgtttagcggtttggtctcataactttgaccctttcacactatattttcacttaatgacagtttatttgaaagttttgttcagtaaaatgtcttgtttagcgtttggttggactaacagacactccaaggagttgctgctcagttttctgaggtaagaaagatacattttgtttttgtttttttgctagccaaaactaacatcccagttaatgctccagttaatgctaacatgaattagcagcggcttctctctgtcgggttgccggtgtagagaggctgtagtcagtgtcgtcggatccctcgcgctccgccacagtccaattatggtctgctccgcgtatcggaaacatgatggcgacgcagtccacaaaccaatgggtgacgtcacggtgactacgtccattatttatatacagtctatggtagtgACATAGAAGTCATGTAACCGTAGTGTAGTTCTCtttagcataacgttagctttttacttttgtcGGCTgtattaacgcttcaaacatcataaaactggtgttcatttgtgaagattatcctgctaaATAAAGcgtgtaagcatcagaaatttgtttaccacagagcttattttaattttttaattttattttaattttaattttttattattagaggAAGTGAGCTGGAGAAACATACTTGTCACATGGTGGAAAAATCGTCCTGGAGTGTTGGTCAAACCAATGACTTTGGACATCTGTGTACATGTGCCATTCctacatgcagacacacacatgtaaacacagcACGGGTTCACTGAATGGAACATTCTTTAAACTACAGGAATGCATATAACCCTTACCTGAGTCTAGAGGCCGTCTTTGTGAAGTTGTTCTCAGAGGCAACATGTTGCAGCTCCATTGCAACAATGACAGGGTTTTCCCTCTTTCGCTCCATGTAGTGAGGACAGGTAGAAACCACTGCTAGCTCATACCACTTCCCCATCATCTGTAAGGGACGACCAGAGATTTACAGcacaggttgttgttgtttttaactgtattaaaaaacaacaactactagcattgtaacaaaatgtaataataataataataattaataataataattactttaattattattataactaagaCCAGTAATGGAAAACATACAAACTGCATACATttgaatatgattttgaaatataatttgttcAAATGGTAGTTCGaattacacttaaaaaaaacaaacgaatGAAGGACTCACACTGCAATTTACTATAGACATCACACCCTAAAATACAATCAGAAAACTCCTAAGTGGTCTGTAGCCCAAACTGTTGTAGTATTTTCAGGATTTCATGCCAGTCAGGACTTTTCTTCTATTCAAGATATTTAGGTCAATAATAGTTTCCACTGCCTGCACGTTGGAACATTTAAttcttgaaatattaaataaaaggtattatttttaataacagACAGAAAAGAGTTGAAAAAAGGGAAGATGTAAGTGCTGTGCTTTCTACCTCTTTATACTGACTCTATAAATTGGAAACAACAGAGTATTATgcataaaagaggaaaaaataacataaaagtcTGCAGTACTCACTCGGGACAGATTAAAGTTCTCCTGCGTGCGGTAGAGAGGAGTTGGGAGTACATTGTCCCCCTGAAGGGTCCAGGACCACCCCAGGACCAGCACGGAAACCAGAGTCACTGCTTTGTCTATCCTTTAGCCTGTGTGTCCACTCGTCTCTGAGATGTCTAAGACACTGAATCCCAGGAAAGGGCTACCTCCTCACTGTTTCTGACACCCCCTTTCAACTCTTCAAATGGGGCATTGACCTGTGTTTTGTGTGCAGTGCTCACTCCCATAGCCAAGTTAAAAACAATCaagtgaaacaaacaaacaagctgcttctctgtctctcactttgtACGTTTACTTGCCTGGGCAGCTGACCACTTAAACATTGGACTTCAGAGTTTTGGCAACATCAACAAATCAATACATGTTGTGATCCAAGAGACTAACTCTCTAATGACTAACATGATTACCCTGTGTTATATACTTTGAGTATATTTTGCTGCTaatattttttgtagttttacttaaaaGTGAAAATTCTGTGAACAGCGTATTTCTACAttagtattgctacttttactgcagtagaaTATCTGAGTTTGTCCACTGATTGGTTGACAGACTCAACCCAAGACATCATGGACATAGAGGAAGTCTAACAACAACACTGAacgaaaaatggaaaaactaattttaaaaaagtctcaaaaaagacaccgcaactgttttatttcataattacctTTTCCTTAATTAAAATCTCtatcttttacctttttatgtattaattctacatacttttttttcttattatcctattttatcaacttattttcacttttttaaaaatgtatttatcatcatcatcattatcaattttatatatatatatatatatatatatatatataaatatatatatatataaaattgtttttcccttttttcttcatttatttatttatctatgctCCCCTCATGTTTTGTGTCATGTCAGgatatgtttaaatgtttaaaaatgtttatgtttgtaaaatgactaaaatgctaaaataaaagtttttttttttaaaaagaaaccgCAGGTCAAGGCTGTAGTGAATGTAAATCTTCTGAACAGGATACAATCTCACCAAAGCTCTCATTGAAATGGCACAACGTCTACCTTCTGGCCCCTAAAAATCCCAGTTAAGTCTCTTGCATGCAGCATTCCATTGACATTTACTATGATTAACATTGTGTTGTATATGACATTTATAACTGCTATAGTGTCCAGTATGTCAGATTTTTCTCATTAGTCCATCTCAATGCTTAGTGGTGAGACAGACTTGTGGAGGAAAAGCTGGAAGAGCTCAGCTTTAGTGATGCAGTAGACACTTCATTTCAAGATAACATCACGTAAGACTTATTTTTCACTTGCCTGATTAGACGACTGCATGAGGCATTCCATTTCCCTGAGCAAAGAGTTTACTTAATGTTGAGAGTAATTAAAGGATGGTAAGGAATTTGAAATTTCCCACTATGTCAGAATGAATTAGTGTTACTTAAATACTAATAGCAGCATGTTTGTTCAGGAGTTTAATGATGTTTCGGGACTGGGACCAATTCAAGTCTTGGTATTTATCCCTAAGGATACGCAATGATGAACCATCAATTCTGAAAAACTATTGTTTGTCAATGGGAAAAGAGTTAAATCAGGTGTTCAGGTGTGCATatcttttattacattaattattAACAATCATGTTTGAaatagcaaaacaaaacaagccaaACAGTAATACAACCTGGCAGTATAAGATATAGGCCACAGTATGGGTTTCAGTACTCTCACAGATCGGAAGCCCTCAGACAAATACAAAGTGGCTACATTATAAATGCATTTTGACATACCAAGCATTGAAATGTGAAAATTCAATACTGTAGTGATATAGTAATGTGGAAATTATACATTATGTGCTGAATCCACAGGAAGTCAGTACTACACAAATTGTGTGGTTTAATcttttaacacattaacacacattatGAGTTTGACAACCTGATGGCCAAGTTTGTGATCATCCTCTTCTTCAGTTGTTATACATCATCTGTCACCCTGTAATGGTAAAGAAATGTTCATTAGTatcttaaaatgaaaagaaatacaatatGTGACATGTTTGTTACATTTGATATTTATATGCACATAgttgcattctttttttttttccggctCAGGGTGAAAATGCCTGTTAAAGTGTATATCTCTCCCCTTATTTGTCATCATCTTTTTATTGTATACTGTgcaataaaagcaacaaaaatctgaaaaaacaaacaaaccattgAATATAGAGGGACAACTTTTGTCATTAACTACCAAATAAAAGAAATTAACTGTATGATGAGTGGAATTAAACACAGATCAGTATTTATGGGACAATTTGCCACCTTTCATGTGGAAGTCAAATTTGTATTGATGGTGAATGTAATCAATTGAAGTCCAGTCAAGTctaagtttatttatagagcacatttaaaaacaacctcagttgaccaaagtactgtacagttattaaaatacaatagaaatcacaaaaatatagtaataaataaaaacaatgaaatcaataaaatacaaaaaacaacaacaataaaacaataaaatagtaatagaaactcaatctaaaaacagagttagagtgaaaaaggaaataaaagaaaaaaagtaaaaaagccaaggaatatttgcctagctgggactgaacgccaaggagaataaataggtttttaataatgttttaaagtgctcagcagacctggagaggtaggctgttccacagagaaggc from Centropristis striata isolate RG_2023a ecotype Rhode Island chromosome 19, C.striata_1.0, whole genome shotgun sequence includes the following:
- the LOC131992236 gene encoding protein AMBP-like codes for the protein MMGKWYELAVVSTCPHYMERKRENPVIVAMELQHVASENNFTKTASRLRNGTCTQMSKVIGLTNTPGRFFHHVTRLSADVDSFLVDSNYDEYAMMLQLSTEKPSGNLTTIVKLYSRTMDVRPAVLDDFKTLVKHHGMSDDAIIIQKNKDDCVSGEQVTKPITT